In Ruminiclostridium josui JCM 17888, the genomic window TCATCTGCCTCACATCTAGCAAAGTCTTCTCTTATATAGCAGTTTTCAATTTTTCTTTCTATATTTCTGGAAATGTTTCTTCCCAAATTATCCAAAATATCTATTACAATTTTGCCTTTTTTATTTCCTTCCGAGATATGAATTCCACCGGATAAATTGTAATAGCGTATAGCAGACCTTGTAACCGGCAACAGGCATGTTCCTAAATCGTAGGCTTCCGTACCTGCTGAAAGTACGCCTGAGATACATGAATTCTTCACCATTTTTAAAGCATCAACTTCTTCACAGCTTACAGCCAGTCCCGAACCTTTTTTACATACAGCACCATAGGCTGCAGCCAGTCTTGATGCAAATTCAGGTGTTATATCAACATTGATTTCACCTGAAATTCCTCTGTTTCCAAAAAGGTTTTTTGAATATCTAGAACCCCAAACAATGTTTGTACATACTTCCGTACCCATGTCTATATGTTTTTCCGGCCAAATTTTTATTCCGGGCTTAATTAAGGCATTTTCACCTAAAATGCAATTATCACCAACAACGGTTCCTTCAAAAGCCGCTGTTTTTTCTCTACATTTAACACTATTACAAAGTACACTACCTCTTAACTCAACTTTATTTCTCAAAATACAATTATTCCACAGGATACTCCTTTTGGTGGTGCTGCCTTCACCAATATGACATTCTTCTCCTACAACTGTATAACGCCCCAGTACACTATCATCCTTTATAACAGAATTTTTACCTATTAATACGGGAGGCTTGATAACAGCTTCTTTTGATATTACTGCTCCTTCCGAAACCCAAACCCCTTGTCTAATTTCCCGGGCATCAATACTTATGTTAACTTTTTTATCAAGAATATCAGCATGTACCCCGACATATGCATCTAAATCACCAATGTCACACCAGTAGTCTTTGGTTACAAAACCATACATTGGCTGTTCTTCTTCCAAAAGGATTGGGAATAAATCCTTACTGAAATCAAAAACAACTCCCTTTTGGAAATATTTAAGTACCTCAGGGGACAAGACATAAATACCAGTGTTTACAGTATCACTAAAAACTTCTCCCCAGCTTGGTTTTTCAAGGAACCTTCTAATTTTTCCGTCTGCATCTGTTACAACAACTCCGTATTCTATGGGACACTCAACTTTCTTTAGAACTAGTGTAGCAATAGATTTGTTCTTTTTGTGAAACTCAAAAGCCTCATGCAAATTAATATCGGTAAGGGCATCCCCGCTTATAACTATAAATGTCTCATCCAAAAATTCCTCAGCATTTTTTACGCTTCCAGCAGTGCCAAGGGGAACATCTTCTGTAAAATATTTAAGGTTAACTCCATACTCTCTTCCATCACCAAAATAATCTTTTATTTTTTCTGGCATGTACTGCAAGGTTACTGCTATATCCCTAATCCCATATTTTTTCAAAAGCTCAATAATATGCTCCATCACAGGCTTGTTGGCAATTGGCACCATAGGTTTTGGCCTATTACAGGTCAGCGGTCTTAGACGTGATCCCTCTCCACCTGCCATAATCACAGCTTTCATCAGATCCATCCTTTCAAAATGTTTTTGTATAACCTTTTGGTATGTCCAATAAAACTGCAAAATTTGAATGAGAGCCTATGGAACTGTTTTTATAATTAATTGTTCCAAATATGATAATGAAATTATTTTTACCTTATGTATAGAAACTATTCTATCTAGCTTTACGGAATATTTGGTAATGATATTTTGATTTAAAATTAAAAAAAGACTGTGCGAATATATCTGCACAGTCTTTTTTGGCTTTTTTATTTTTTTAATCAAGCTTCAGAACGCTCATGAATGCTTCCTGTGGAACTTCTACTGAGCCTACCTGACGCATACGTTTCTTCCCCTCCTTCTGTTTTTCAAGGAGTTTTCTCTTTCTGGTTATGTCACCACCGTAACATTTTGCCAATACGTCTTTTCTGAATGCCTTAACGGTTTCACGTGCTATTATTTTTCCTCCAATACATGCCTGAATAGGTATTTCAAACATCTGTCTTGGTATTGATTCCTTTAGCTTTTCCGCCATTCTTCTGCCTCTTGACACAGCTTTTTCACGGTGTACTATAAAGGACAAAGCATCCACTATTTCACCGTTTAGCATTATATCAAGCTTTACAAGGTCGGATTCCCTGTAACCGATAAGCTCATAGTCAAAGGATGCATAGCCCTTTGTTCTTGATTTTAACGCATCAAAAAAGTCATATATTATCTCATTCAGAGGCATTTCATAAGTAAGCACAGCCCTGCCCTCATCAATATAGGACATGTCCTTGTATACCCCTCTTCTCTCCTGTGACAATTCCATAATGTTACCTACATATTCTGTGGGCACCATAATTGTTGCCTTTACCACAGGCTCCTCCATCATATCAATTTCAGTAACTGGCGGAAGATTTGTAGGGTTATCTATCTCAATGACATCACCATTTGTGGTAGTAACTTTATATATAACACTTGGAGCAGTTGTAACCAAGTCAAAATTATATTCTCTTTCAAGCCTCTCCTGAATTATTTCCATATGAAGTAATCCAAGGAATCCGCATCTGAAACCAAAACCAAGAGCCACCGATGACTCAGGTTCAAAAGTAAGGGCCGCATCATTTAGTTGAAGCTTTTCCAAAGCATCGCGAAGATCGCCGTACTTTGAGCCGTCGGCAGGATAAATACCGCAGAAAACCATGGAATTTACTTTTTTATATCCCGGAAGCGGTTCTTTTGCAGGATTGTCAGCAAGAGTTATGGTATCACCAACACGGGTATCCCTTACATTCTTGATACTTGCCGCTATATATCCTACATCACCGGCTTTTAATTCATCGGAAGGAGATAGTCCTCCCGGTCTTAAATATCCCAACTCGGTGACAACAAATTCTTTTTTAGTATACATCATTCTTATTGTGTCACCTGTTTTTACAGTACCTTCCTTAACCCTCATATAAACTATAACACCCTTATAGCTGTCATAGAATGAGTCAAATATCAATGCTCGAAGAGGAGCATTTTCATCAGAATCAGGGCACGGAATCATATCAACTATCTTCTCAAGAACCTCCTCAATGTTTAGCCCATTCTTAGCTGATACCATTGGCGCCTCCGAAGCATCAAGACCTATTACGTCTTCTATTTCTTTCTTTACAACGTCAGGTTGGGCACTTGGAAGATCTATTTTATTTATAACCGGCATTATCTCTAGATTATGCTCCAGTGCAAGATAAACATTTGCCAGAGTCTGAGCTTCTATACCCTGTGCTGCATCAACAACCAGAATTGCACCTTCACACGCTGCAAGGCTTCTTGATACCTCATAGTTAAAGTCAACATGTCCGGGAGTATCTATTAAATTATAAATGTATTCATGACCGTCAGAGGCTTTATAAACCATTCTGACCGCTTGGGCCTTTATGGTTATCCCACGTTCTCTTTCAAGCTCCATATTGTCTAGAACCTGTTCCTGCATCTCTCTGGTTGTCAGAACTCCGGTCTTTTCCAATAATCTGTCTGCCAGAGTTGACTTACCATGGTCTATATGTGCTATTATACAAAAATTTCTTATATATTTCTGTCGTTCACTAGGCATTTATTACCTCCAAAGCTTTGATTCCACATAAATACAATTATGCGCATTTAATTATACCATATACTTTTAAAGGTGCAATATAGTGATTTTGTACTTATTGTCTTAAAAAACAAAGCTATAGTCACCACTTTTGCAGGTAACTATAGCTTTTGAACTAAGCTCTAAATATTAATTACTCTTTAATGTCAGTAATCTCAAAGTAATCCTGATCCTTAACCTTACTTATGGATAGGGTTACTATTGTGTCAGGTGATTTTCCTGCAGATGTAGTCCAATGGAATGTTATTTTAAAAGTACCATCTCCATTATCTTTAATATTGTATGTTGTAATCCATGGGCTGGATACTCCTGTTACCCAATCCAATTCTTCAAAGTAAGTTTTCTTAACAGCCCTTAATTGTGGTGACATAAGACCATATTGAAGTACTCCTTTACGTTCTTCTATTGCTTTTGCATATAGCTCAGCACATTCTTTTGCACTGTCAGCTCTCATAAACTCAGTGCTCTGTAAGTCAAACTGACTTGGGGCTACTGTTGATTTGGTAAAAAACCTTATTGCTTCCCCGTCATAACTTACATCCTCTTTTAGAACCTCTGAAAAAAATGTTATTGGTACATACATTACATTCTCAACTATTTGGGCCGGAGTAAGCTTTATTTTTTTAGAATCTGCTGTATAATACGTGCCAACATTATTCTTAATATATCCGCCGGCTATGCTTGCTCCTTTTTTTGAATCCCATCCTACTTTGTAGCCAAGAATTTCAGCAGCAGCTTTAAGGGGTACCATTAATACATAGTCTTTATCAAAGGTTTTAAACTGGTTTTTTATACTTATACCGTTTAATCTAATTCTCTCCAAAGCTTTTGCATTTATCATCTGATTATAGACATCATCTTTAAGCAATCCTTTAAGTTCCTTGGCAGGTATGCTGAATTTTGCTATCCCACCTGCATATGGTCTTAATTCATATAATCCAAAGTATATTACAAGGTTGTTTCCGTCAATATAAAATTTGTAATTACTGTTTGCTTCATCTACAGTAGTCTTTGCATCATCAAAATACAAATCCTTTTCTTTATCTATTGACTTCTTTATTTTATCCTGAATAACTTTCTTGTAGTTCGAGTTAGGGTTAAATAAAGAATTAAAGGTATATATTTCACCAGTTTTGGTATTCATTGTGTAAGCTTCAAGTGTAGTTGTACCATGTGCACCACCGGTGTATACATATGTATTTGTAACCAAAGAGAGAATATCTCCGCTTGTGTTATAATCATATAATGAGTCTATGGAAGCCAAAGGAAGATTTTGCTCTCTTTGGGGCATATCTTTTATGTATTCTTCTAAATACACCTGTTCTCTTCTGATATATCCGATAGAATCAAGGTTTTCGTCGTTTAGTAAATCATTGATTTTTTTAGCTGAATCAAAACCGCTTAAAACAGGATATATAATCTTAATAGAACAGATGCCATCAAGTTTTTCAATCTTTGCAGTCTCAACTTTTGCTAAGGTTTTTGAATCCGCAGCAGCAGAGGAAACACCTGGAAATAAAGTTAGTGTAATTGCAATAATGATAAAGAATAATAATGCTTTTTTCATTGTGTCAGACCCTTTCTTTTATTATGTTTATTACTTAATTTAGCTTAGCACATCCTATTGATATAATGGTAACAATATGGTTACACTACCTGTCAGCAATAAAAAAAGCTCTTATTTTCATTACACTACCCTTTAAATACTTTAAATTGAGATCAAAATATTTACCTAACAGGGTTATTCGATATATATCAGTATCAACAGGCGATATTTGCATAATTTCCATTTTGGGTTCACCATAGTAAATAAAACTTTTACTATAATCCACTGCTAAAAGTCCGAATATAAGAATCAACACAAATACTGCTGATACAAGTGTAATTTTTAATCTGTACAATCTCCTTTGCTTAAATCTTGTTTTTCTTGGCATATATAACCCCGCATTTAATGTTTTCGGGTTCAAGTCTTTATTATATCTAAACCCTTATGTATTATTTTTAACAATACGAAGTTATTTTAATCCTATTTCTTTTTGAATATAACATCATTTATAGCTTGTGCTAGATACGATGTACTGCGGACACATTCATCTATTACATTTCCGTCCCCTCCTATTTCAACTATAACCGAACCGTTTAACAAATGCTGGTTGTACCTGTTTTTACTTACGTAGATTGGCTTAGCGATTCCTGGGCAAATTTCGTTAAGTCTAGCCTGAACTTTAATTGCAAGTTTTAAATTCTCCTTCCACCGAGGATTGTTCAGCTTGGCATCTGTTCCAATAACAAACATTATTTCTGCTACATTTTTGCCGTTAATATTCTGCACTGCTCTTAGCTTTCCTTCGCTTGCAGCATCACGGTGAAGGTCTATGACCATTTTTAAAGAAGAATACTTTTCAACATAGCCTGTCAGCGTATTAAGAGACTTTATGTAGGAACTGTTGTAGTCGGCATCATGAATTGTAGTATTATGTAGAACATCTATATTATATTTTTTCAGATTATTTATTAAAGCCTCTCCCACTCTGACAACATTGTATTTATTATTGGTAGTCCTTGAAGGAGTATTGCTCTTACCAATTTCGTCCGCACTCTTTAAAAAGCACTCCGTTGTGTGGGTATGATAAATTAATATCTTGGGACCTTTTTTATCAGGAGCAAGCTTTAAAGGCTCATTTAGCAATTTCTTTATATCAATTTTTAGGCTTGTTTCGTTTTTAATGTTGATTTTTCCGCTTGAAACAATAGGATTATTATTTTGATCTGTTTCTTCTACATCCCCCTCAAAGGTTATACTGCTTGATGCCTCTTTAAATTGTACTGTAGAAGTATCTGAAGGCTTTTGTGCTAAATTTTCCTGAGGCTGTATGGATTCTGTCTGTGCATTTTGGATTTTCTTAATCTCCTGCTGCACTTTTTCAGAAGCAGGAGGCTGATACTTTTCATCGTAAAACATTTTAAAATATGGATAATTTGTATTTAATATTGTTATAGGATTGTAAATGTCAATTCCAAAAAGCTTAAAAACATACTCTTTTATGCTTTCAGATGATTGTATTGTTGTAACATTTCCCGAGCTAATCTGTTTTAAATCAATAGGTATTTTTACCTTTCCATTTGCCAAACTAAAGGCTAACCCCCCCAGTACAATACCGCCAACGGCACACAAAATTATAGGTAGCTTTGTCAGATTACCCTTATTTCCTTCCAGATAGGTATTATCGTAAATAGTATCTCTCATAGCACTGACCTCCATATCTAACAGTAAAATCCTCATAAATTTCGGGTTATAAAAACTATATTCATATAAAATAGAAATATTACTGGCTTGTACATACTTTAAAATATTTGTAACGTATTTATGGGAAATATTGTAATATATCTTAGTACTATTTATATGAATGAAGTTCTAAAAATAGTCAATTCTAAATATACCTTATAGAATATAATTGAAATGGGGGACGATATTTTGAATTTTTGCACAATTAGATGCTGCATTTGTGAAAGTGTGTTATTAAACCTTCCGGAAGAAGAAATAAGCAGGCTGAACGGACTTACTTTCAGGTGTGAAAGTTGCGGGCATAAACTTTTACTTGAAGGAAGAAATGTATCAAAGGACATTAGTACTGATACATTTTATAATCTGTATAAATATGACTTGAATATCTAACAAAACGGGAGTGCCATTACCAAACTACAGTAATGGTACTTATTTTTTATATGAATCTCCTTCCATTTGTAACTAATCCCTTATGTTAAGAATTTCTTAAGAATATTATCAATAGTTCCGTAAGATTGTACTGCTATATTGTGTATTGTAGATTATAGCTATATTTTACATTGGTCAAAATCGAAAAAAAGGATGTGATATAATGTTTGCTGAGAATAAATTGAATTGATAAATCAATTTTAGCAACATTTTTTGGGAGGTATTTTGTGAATATTCTTGTTTGTGATGATGATAAGGAAATTGTGGATGCCATCGAGATTTATCTTAAAAATGAAGGTTATTGTGTTTATAAGGCATATAACGGTTCTGAAGCCCTTTCAGTCTTTGATAATACAGAAATACATCTGCTCATTATTGATATAATGATGCCTGTAATGGATGGAATCCGTGCTACAATGAAAATTCGTGAAAAATATAATATTCCTGTCTTAATGTTAAGTGCAAAATCAGAAGACACTGATAAAATTATAGGTCTTAACATGGGGGCGGATGATTATGTAACGAAGCCCTTTAACCCCCTAGAACTTCTTGCTAGAGTAAAGTCACTACTTAGAAGATATTTATCATTGGGCAGTTTTGTAGCACAATCTGGTGTATTCAAAACAGGAGACCTTGTTATTAACGATGATGCAAAAGAAGTAAAAGTTGACGATAAACTGGTAAGGTTAACACCTGTAGAATATAAAATTTTAAAATTTTTGTGTGAAAATGCCGGAAAAGTGTTTTCAATTGATCAAATATATGAGCAAGTGTGGAATGAACCCTCCTTTTCACCAGAAAATACAGTTGCTGTCCATATAAGAAGAATTCGCGAAAAAATTGAAATCAATCCGAAAGAACCAAAATATTTAAAGGTGGTGTGGGGAATTGGATATAAAATTGAAAAAATATAGCTATTCCGTATGGCTTAAAGCTTTGGCAGTTATAGTATGTGTTGCTGGAATGCTTACGACAGCGTACGGAATAACAAAAGCCCCTTATTTTGATATAGGAATTCAGAATAAGGATTTTAAAAAAAGTATTTACCTACGGGACATTCTAAACGAAACTTACATTCAGGTTTGTGATATTTCTTTTAACTACATAAATGAAGATAATATAAAATCAGGAACCTGTTTGGATAAAAATGATATAAATGATAGAAAAGAGCAACTGCTTAAGGATAAGCAAACAGAGATTAACAGAATAAACGATTATTACCGTTCAATACTAGCTGACTCTTCAAATCTTAATGATGATTTAGATGATATTACCGAGTCTCAGCTAAAAAAAAATACTGAGATACAGAAGTTGTTGGATGAAAGAAAAAGCGAAATAGAAAAAATAGAAAATGAGTATAAAACAAAGATATCTAACATCGAAACCGATTATATCAAAGAACAATTGGCTGATTACCATATGAAACTAGATTCTCTAAATAAAATCAAAGGAATCTATTACACCGTCGTAAATAATGGTACTGTAACATTAACTAATACCAATAACAGTAATGTTACAGGTTTCTTTAATTCACTCCCTGTAAGTTTTCAACTAACTCAGCAAGCAGGAAATAATATAGACACATTTTTTTATACAGGCAATTTCCCCTCTGATACTACTATCTTTATAGGACTATCACAGGAAAGATATGATTCTGAACTCTCAGTCTATAACCATAATGTCAGAGAAGGCCTTACAGGAATAAGATTTTTAGGTATTGGAATAGTGGCCTTTCTAATTGCCCTTTCCTATATTATTTATGCCACAGGAAGAAGCACCCGTAAAGATGGGCTCCTTCTTATACCCATAGATGATATATATCTTGATGTGGCTATGGTAGTTTTAGCGGGAATTATAATACTTTGTATTGCAACATTGTTCCAATATGGAGGGTATATCATATTCAAAAACAGCTCTTATTATAATATGAACATTTTGACTGTTCTGTTATGCATTGCAATATCCTTTGGAACCCTTGTCGGAATCGTTTTTGTTACAATGTTTGTAAGAAGGCTTAAGAGGCATGAAGTTATAAAGAGTACACTTACCTACAAAGCTTTTATTTGGATTAAAGACAGCTTTTTTAAGAGATTATACGAAAAAATGCTATCTGTATATGATAACAGTCCTGCTGCAATAAGATTAATTCTGATTTTCGGAATATATGCTGTTGTCACATTAGTTGGAGTAGTATTACTGTTCACTGGATCATTTGGTATACTCTTCGGGCTGGCCCTAATGGTTGGTATTAATGTTACAGCAGTTTATTTTGTACTGACGGCCTTTAAGGCTTTAAAGGATATAACGGAAGGAGCTAAAAGAATTCGCTCTGGGGAACAGTCAACTAATATTCCACCTCAGAAAATTCCTGAGTTCAGAGAACTCTCAGAAATCATTGAGAGTATTGCTGATGGACTAAAACACGCAGTCAGCAGTCGAGTTAAAGCGGAAAGGATGAAAGCCGAGTTGATTACCAATGTTTCTCATGACCTTAAAACTCCTTTGACCTCTATAATAACTTATGTTGATTTGTTAAAAAATGAGGAACTTACTTCTCAAAACTCTCAAAAATATCTGGATATAATTGATAAAAAGTCTCAAAGGCTCAAAACATTAACGGAAGACTTGTTTGAGGCTGCAAAAGCATCCAGTGGAAGTATAGCAGTTAACCCAGAAGAAATAAATATTGTATCCTTAATAAATCAAGGCCTTGGTGAATTATCAGACAAAATTCAGGCTTCCGGTCTAAATTTCAGGACTAATTTTTCATCTGACAAACTGCTTGTCATGGCTGACGGCAGGCTTCTTTGGAGAGTTATAGAAAACCTGATTTCAAATGCTTTAAAATATGCAATGCCCAACTCCAGAGTTTATATTGAAACGTCAGATGTAAATGACAACGTAGTTGTTTCCATAAAAAATATTTCTGCATATGAATTGAATATCCCTCCAGATGAGCTTATGGAGCGCTTTAAAAGAGGAGATTCGTCACGTAACAGTGAAGGTTCTGGTCTCGGCCTTTCAATAGCCAGAAGCCTTACGGAAATTCAAGGTGGAAGTTTTTCAATCAATATTGATGGAGACCTTTTTAAAGCAACAGTTGTAATACCTAAAGCAAAATAAAATGTTGAAAGGTGTAGTTGCAAAACCATAAATCTTTTCTATCCTGTACTTCCGTATAAAATTGCATCAATAATATCTTTAACCAAGCTTCCATTGATACAATTTTTAATAACGTACAGGCTTAGAAAAGGTAAAACTAATTTTGCTTCTACACCTTTTTGCTTCTTACATTTCTTTTAAACTGAAAAGCTACGCTTGCTTTTTCTCCTGCTGGGGAGCCTGATATTCCTCCTGTATCAAGTCAGTCTCACCTCTCATATTTTTAAACGCAACCGACATCATAAGCTTTATTCTGTTGAGTTGGTTAACTTCACTGGCTCCTGGGTCATAATCTACTGCAACAATGTTTGATTCAGGATATCTCCTTCTGAGCTCCTTAATCATTCCCTTTCCCGTAACATGGTTAGGAAGGCAGGCAAATGGCTGCATACATATGATATTTCCGGCTCCGCTCTTAATAAGTTCAATCATTTCTGCCGTCAAGAACCAGCCCTCTCCTGTCTGGTTTCCCAGAGAAAGAATCTTTGAAGCACTGTTTGCAAGATGATATATTGAATGCGGTGCATCAAATCTCTTGCTTTTGCGAAGATATTTCTTCAAATGACGTCTATACCACTCTATTCCACTTATGACAGCATTGCTCACAATTTTACTCTTTAAGGTACCTGCCAGGTACTTACGCTTGAAGATTGGACTATAAGCACAGTAAAGGAAAAAGTCAATGAGGTCAGGCATCACCGCTTCTGCACCCTCTTTTTCCACAACATCAACTACATCATTATTTGCATCAGGATGGAATTTAACCAATATCTCACCAACCAGTCCAACTCTTGGTTTTATCTCATCACTGATTTCCAGTTCGTCAAAATCTTTAATAATAGCCTTTATATTCCGCTTAAAGCTACCTTTTTTATCTTCATATATTGACTTTTTGCAGATATCTGCCCACTTTCTATATAGTTCGTTTGCAGAACCGGGTATTTTTTCATAAGGTCGAACCCTGTACAATACCCTCATAAGCAAATCTCCATAAACCATA contains:
- a CDS encoding mannose-1-phosphate guanyltransferase; the protein is MKAVIMAGGEGSRLRPLTCNRPKPMVPIANKPVMEHIIELLKKYGIRDIAVTLQYMPEKIKDYFGDGREYGVNLKYFTEDVPLGTAGSVKNAEEFLDETFIVISGDALTDINLHEAFEFHKKNKSIATLVLKKVECPIEYGVVVTDADGKIRRFLEKPSWGEVFSDTVNTGIYVLSPEVLKYFQKGVVFDFSKDLFPILLEEEQPMYGFVTKDYWCDIGDLDAYVGVHADILDKKVNISIDAREIRQGVWVSEGAVISKEAVIKPPVLIGKNSVIKDDSVLGRYTVVGEECHIGEGSTTKRSILWNNCILRNKVELRGSVLCNSVKCREKTAAFEGTVVGDNCILGENALIKPGIKIWPEKHIDMGTEVCTNIVWGSRYSKNLFGNRGISGEINVDITPEFASRLAAAYGAVCKKGSGLAVSCEEVDALKMVKNSCISGVLSAGTEAYDLGTCLLPVTRSAIRYYNLSGGIHISEGNKKGKIVIDILDNLGRNISRNIERKIENCYIREDFARCEADEIKAVINVPDHKVFYIRSIINHTMAEKHDLKIALIAPSGDLKNIVSTILNELNCRYEFANTKEVHDKRKSLFSDLKTLSQVVKHGGFDVGVYFANSYDKIFLIDTKGRIIADDMYIALISYIHLKSKACNKVIVPLNASTVIEKMAGENKERVIRTKTSTTELMNKILDEEFDESMLDFFAMNFDPVEAFVRIIDYMMLNDISLAKIVDSIPDFHIIKKEVKCSWSAKGKVIRAIIEENSNSVETLEGVKVVGDKGWVLVLPDAEKPVCKVIGEGYTQEFAHELTDIFVDKVKAISENKIT
- the lepA gene encoding translation elongation factor 4, giving the protein MPSERQKYIRNFCIIAHIDHGKSTLADRLLEKTGVLTTREMQEQVLDNMELERERGITIKAQAVRMVYKASDGHEYIYNLIDTPGHVDFNYEVSRSLAACEGAILVVDAAQGIEAQTLANVYLALEHNLEIMPVINKIDLPSAQPDVVKKEIEDVIGLDASEAPMVSAKNGLNIEEVLEKIVDMIPCPDSDENAPLRALIFDSFYDSYKGVIVYMRVKEGTVKTGDTIRMMYTKKEFVVTELGYLRPGGLSPSDELKAGDVGYIAASIKNVRDTRVGDTITLADNPAKEPLPGYKKVNSMVFCGIYPADGSKYGDLRDALEKLQLNDAALTFEPESSVALGFGFRCGFLGLLHMEIIQERLEREYNFDLVTTAPSVIYKVTTTNGDVIEIDNPTNLPPVTEIDMMEEPVVKATIMVPTEYVGNIMELSQERRGVYKDMSYIDEGRAVLTYEMPLNEIIYDFFDALKSRTKGYASFDYELIGYRESDLVKLDIMLNGEIVDALSFIVHREKAVSRGRRMAEKLKESIPRQMFEIPIQACIGGKIIARETVKAFRKDVLAKCYGGDITRKRKLLEKQKEGKKRMRQVGSVEVPQEAFMSVLKLD
- a CDS encoding stalk domain-containing protein, which gives rise to MKKALLFFIIIAITLTLFPGVSSAAADSKTLAKVETAKIEKLDGICSIKIIYPVLSGFDSAKKINDLLNDENLDSIGYIRREQVYLEEYIKDMPQREQNLPLASIDSLYDYNTSGDILSLVTNTYVYTGGAHGTTTLEAYTMNTKTGEIYTFNSLFNPNSNYKKVIQDKIKKSIDKEKDLYFDDAKTTVDEANSNYKFYIDGNNLVIYFGLYELRPYAGGIAKFSIPAKELKGLLKDDVYNQMINAKALERIRLNGISIKNQFKTFDKDYVLMVPLKAAAEILGYKVGWDSKKGASIAGGYIKNNVGTYYTADSKKIKLTPAQIVENVMYVPITFFSEVLKEDVSYDGEAIRFFTKSTVAPSQFDLQSTEFMRADSAKECAELYAKAIEERKGVLQYGLMSPQLRAVKKTYFEELDWVTGVSSPWITTYNIKDNGDGTFKITFHWTTSAGKSPDTIVTLSISKVKDQDYFEITDIKE
- the spoIIP gene encoding stage II sporulation protein P, which encodes MRDTIYDNTYLEGNKGNLTKLPIILCAVGGIVLGGLAFSLANGKVKIPIDLKQISSGNVTTIQSSESIKEYVFKLFGIDIYNPITILNTNYPYFKMFYDEKYQPPASEKVQQEIKKIQNAQTESIQPQENLAQKPSDTSTVQFKEASSSITFEGDVEETDQNNNPIVSSGKINIKNETSLKIDIKKLLNEPLKLAPDKKGPKILIYHTHTTECFLKSADEIGKSNTPSRTTNNKYNVVRVGEALINNLKKYNIDVLHNTTIHDADYNSSYIKSLNTLTGYVEKYSSLKMVIDLHRDAASEGKLRAVQNINGKNVAEIMFVIGTDAKLNNPRWKENLKLAIKVQARLNEICPGIAKPIYVSKNRYNQHLLNGSVIVEIGGDGNVIDECVRSTSYLAQAINDVIFKKK
- a CDS encoding response regulator transcription factor, whose protein sequence is MNILVCDDDKEIVDAIEIYLKNEGYCVYKAYNGSEALSVFDNTEIHLLIIDIMMPVMDGIRATMKIREKYNIPVLMLSAKSEDTDKIIGLNMGADDYVTKPFNPLELLARVKSLLRRYLSLGSFVAQSGVFKTGDLVINDDAKEVKVDDKLVRLTPVEYKILKFLCENAGKVFSIDQIYEQVWNEPSFSPENTVAVHIRRIREKIEINPKEPKYLKVVWGIGYKIEKI
- a CDS encoding histidine kinase dimerization/phospho-acceptor domain-containing protein; the encoded protein is MDIKLKKYSYSVWLKALAVIVCVAGMLTTAYGITKAPYFDIGIQNKDFKKSIYLRDILNETYIQVCDISFNYINEDNIKSGTCLDKNDINDRKEQLLKDKQTEINRINDYYRSILADSSNLNDDLDDITESQLKKNTEIQKLLDERKSEIEKIENEYKTKISNIETDYIKEQLADYHMKLDSLNKIKGIYYTVVNNGTVTLTNTNNSNVTGFFNSLPVSFQLTQQAGNNIDTFFYTGNFPSDTTIFIGLSQERYDSELSVYNHNVREGLTGIRFLGIGIVAFLIALSYIIYATGRSTRKDGLLLIPIDDIYLDVAMVVLAGIIILCIATLFQYGGYIIFKNSSYYNMNILTVLLCIAISFGTLVGIVFVTMFVRRLKRHEVIKSTLTYKAFIWIKDSFFKRLYEKMLSVYDNSPAAIRLILIFGIYAVVTLVGVVLLFTGSFGILFGLALMVGINVTAVYFVLTAFKALKDITEGAKRIRSGEQSTNIPPQKIPEFRELSEIIESIADGLKHAVSSRVKAERMKAELITNVSHDLKTPLTSIITYVDLLKNEELTSQNSQKYLDIIDKKSQRLKTLTEDLFEAAKASSGSIAVNPEEINIVSLINQGLGELSDKIQASGLNFRTNFSSDKLLVMADGRLLWRVIENLISNALKYAMPNSRVYIETSDVNDNVVVSIKNISAYELNIPPDELMERFKRGDSSRNSEGSGLGLSIARSLTEIQGGSFSINIDGDLFKATVVIPKAK